Proteins encoded by one window of Nocardia goodfellowii:
- a CDS encoding ribonuclease D, with the protein MPVVDEPIEGRSVEEDTAEPLLAPTDGVPPVLVTPEQVAEAAASLAAGTGPLAVDAERASGFRYSARAYLIQLRRAGAGSFLIDPIPVTDALGPLAAVINDLEWVLHSADQDLPGLAELGLRPARLFDTELGGRLAGFERVGLAAMVEKLLGRALRKGHGAADWSTRPLPDEWLNYAALDVELLLELRDEVAASLEAQGKTDWAAQEFEHIRTSEPAAPKADRWRRTSGIHTLRKARQLAVVRELWIARDTLARARDVAPARILPDAAIVSAATADPRTIAQLRTLPVFGGPRQRRYSREWLAAIDRARALPDDELPSLTQAFEGPPPVNRWERRDPIAAARLTRARAAMGELSTEHAIPVENLLSPDLVRRLCWDGLPSYDRVGTPDDLAAAIDGFLKSGGARPWQRELSVPVLTVALTPQQAD; encoded by the coding sequence ATGCCGGTTGTTGACGAGCCCATCGAGGGGCGCAGTGTGGAAGAAGATACAGCGGAACCACTGCTCGCTCCCACCGATGGTGTGCCGCCGGTTCTCGTGACTCCCGAGCAGGTGGCCGAGGCCGCGGCGTCGCTCGCCGCGGGCACCGGCCCGCTGGCGGTGGACGCCGAACGCGCTTCCGGCTTCCGTTATTCGGCTCGGGCCTATCTGATCCAGTTGCGCAGGGCCGGTGCGGGCAGCTTCCTCATCGATCCGATTCCGGTGACCGACGCGCTCGGCCCGCTCGCCGCGGTGATCAACGACCTCGAATGGGTGCTGCATTCCGCCGACCAGGACCTACCCGGCCTGGCCGAGCTGGGTTTGCGCCCGGCCCGCTTGTTCGACACCGAATTGGGCGGCAGACTCGCCGGATTCGAGCGAGTCGGGCTGGCCGCGATGGTGGAGAAGCTACTCGGACGAGCGCTACGCAAGGGTCACGGCGCCGCCGACTGGTCCACCCGCCCACTACCCGACGAGTGGCTGAACTACGCGGCTCTCGATGTGGAACTGCTGCTGGAACTGCGCGACGAGGTCGCCGCCTCGCTCGAAGCGCAGGGCAAGACCGATTGGGCGGCACAGGAGTTCGAGCACATCCGGACCAGTGAACCGGCCGCCCCCAAGGCCGATCGATGGCGGCGCACCTCCGGCATCCACACCCTGCGCAAGGCTCGGCAACTCGCCGTGGTGCGGGAGCTATGGATCGCGCGGGACACTCTGGCCCGCGCCCGCGACGTCGCCCCGGCCCGCATCCTGCCGGACGCGGCCATCGTGTCCGCCGCGACGGCCGACCCGCGCACCATCGCGCAACTACGCACCCTGCCGGTGTTCGGCGGCCCGCGCCAGCGCCGCTACTCCCGCGAATGGCTGGCCGCCATCGACCGCGCCCGCGCGCTCCCCGATGACGAGCTACCCTCGCTCACCCAAGCATTCGAGGGCCCGCCCCCGGTGAACCGCTGGGAGCGACGCGACCCGATCGCCGCCGCCCGGCTGACTCGGGCGCGCGCGGCGATGGGTGAACTCTCCACCGAGCACGCCATTCCGGTGGAGAACCTGCTGTCCCCCGACCTGGTGCGGCGGCTGTGCTGGGACGGGCTGCCGTCCTACGACCGGGTCGGCACCCCCGACGACCTGGCCGCCGCGATCGACGGCTTCCTCAAGTCCGGTGGGGCGCGGCCGTGGCAGCGCGAGCTGTCGGTGCCCGTGCTGACCGTCGCGTTGACGCCGCAGCAGGCCGACTAG
- a CDS encoding protoporphyrinogen oxidase, which translates to MRIAVVGGGITGLVAAYRLRASLGPGPDIVVTDRADRVGGVLHTGEVAGEPLDLGAEAFVGRRPEVPQLLRELGLETQLVLPAGKRPLLWSGGVAHSLPERTLMGIPTRAEQMRGLVDEDTLAWIDGETKRPFAWYADSDIDVYSLIADRFGAQVAKRSVDPLLGGVYAGSSRSIGVRAALPTLAAALDAGAPSLTHAVAAATPPPSNAPVFGGIRDGYRVLIDALIAKSGARVVTGTPATRLARSSYGWVLDPFGTVDAVVLATPAPVTARLLRTLAPAAAAAAGGIELSSSVVVALALPRDTPLPDNSGILVATGESLRAKAFTLSSRKWPHLAARASALVRVSFGKFGDDATLSWPDDKLATVAAEDLAQVTGIPIEPLGATVQRWPGGLAQYAPGHTDRVAEIEAATAELPNFAVAGAYLRGVGVPACVASGDAAARRIAARLS; encoded by the coding sequence ATGAGAATCGCGGTCGTCGGCGGGGGAATCACGGGGCTGGTGGCCGCGTACCGGCTACGGGCGTCGCTCGGTCCCGGACCCGACATCGTGGTGACCGACCGGGCCGACCGGGTCGGTGGGGTGCTGCACACCGGTGAAGTAGCCGGGGAGCCTTTGGATCTGGGTGCCGAGGCCTTCGTCGGCCGTCGCCCGGAGGTGCCGCAGCTGCTGCGCGAACTCGGACTGGAAACCCAGCTGGTGCTGCCCGCGGGTAAGCGCCCGCTGCTCTGGTCGGGCGGTGTCGCGCATTCGCTGCCCGAGCGCACGCTGATGGGCATTCCGACTCGGGCCGAGCAGATGCGCGGACTCGTCGACGAGGACACCCTCGCGTGGATCGACGGTGAGACCAAGCGCCCGTTCGCCTGGTACGCCGACTCCGATATCGACGTCTACAGCCTGATCGCCGACCGCTTCGGGGCCCAGGTCGCCAAACGCAGCGTCGACCCGCTGCTGGGCGGGGTCTACGCGGGCAGCTCGCGTTCCATCGGTGTCCGTGCGGCGCTGCCGACGCTGGCCGCCGCCCTGGACGCGGGCGCGCCCAGTCTCACCCACGCGGTGGCCGCCGCGACACCGCCGCCGTCGAACGCGCCGGTGTTCGGCGGCATCCGGGACGGCTACCGGGTGCTGATCGACGCGTTGATCGCCAAGTCCGGCGCGCGCGTCGTCACGGGAACACCGGCCACCCGCTTGGCGCGGTCGAGCTACGGCTGGGTGCTCGATCCGTTCGGCACGGTCGACGCGGTCGTGCTCGCGACACCCGCCCCGGTGACCGCCCGGCTGTTGCGCACTCTCGCCCCCGCCGCCGCGGCGGCCGCGGGGGGTATCGAACTGTCGTCCTCGGTGGTCGTCGCCCTGGCGCTACCCCGCGACACCCCGCTTCCCGACAATTCCGGCATTCTCGTCGCCACCGGAGAGTCCTTGCGCGCCAAGGCTTTCACGCTCTCCAGCCGCAAGTGGCCGCATCTGGCCGCGCGTGCCTCCGCGCTGGTCCGGGTCTCGTTCGGCAAGTTCGGCGACGACGCCACGCTGTCCTGGCCCGACGACAAACTCGCCACCGTCGCCGCCGAGGATCTCGCCCAGGTCACCGGTATCCCGATCGAGCCGCTCGGCGCGACCGTCCAGCGCTGGCCCGGCGGCCTGGCCCAATACGCTCCGGGCCACACCGACCGCGTCGCCGAAATCGAAGCCGCCACCGCCGAACTCCCGAATTTCGCCGTGGCCGGCGCCTACCTGCGCGGCGTCGGCGTGCCCGCCTGCGTCGCGTCCGGCGACGCCGCCGCCCGCCGGATCGCCGCGCGATTGTCCTAG
- a CDS encoding DUF3000 domain-containing protein, which yields MGTASVHPRIELAPIRPPQRLAPYSYAVGAEVKHAETPNVPVDSEGDAFGRLILLHDPDGDDAWHGVFRLVAYIQADIDASLAGDPLLPEVAWSWLVDALESRSEPFTALGGTVTSTSSVRYGDIAGPPRAHQLELRASWTATSTEMAPHVEAFCEVLAYSAGLPPAGITDLRPDSHTSDEQS from the coding sequence ATGGGCACCGCATCCGTGCACCCCCGAATCGAGCTCGCGCCGATCCGGCCGCCGCAGCGGCTCGCCCCGTACTCCTATGCCGTCGGCGCCGAAGTCAAACACGCCGAAACCCCCAATGTGCCGGTCGATTCCGAGGGCGACGCGTTCGGCAGGCTGATCCTGCTGCACGATCCCGACGGTGACGACGCCTGGCACGGCGTCTTCCGGCTGGTGGCCTACATCCAGGCCGACATCGACGCTTCCCTGGCCGGCGACCCCTTGCTGCCGGAGGTGGCGTGGAGCTGGCTGGTGGACGCGCTCGAGTCCCGATCCGAGCCGTTCACGGCGCTCGGCGGCACCGTCACCTCGACCAGTTCGGTCCGCTACGGCGATATCGCGGGCCCGCCGCGCGCGCACCAACTGGAGTTGCGCGCGTCGTGGACCGCGACCTCCACCGAGATGGCTCCGCATGTCGAGGCGTTCTGCGAAGTTCTGGCCTACTCGGCGGGTCTGCCCCCGGCCGGAATCACAGATCTTCGACCGGACTCGCACACCAGCGACGAACAGAGCTGA
- the msrB gene encoding peptide-methionine (R)-S-oxide reductase MsrB — translation MSSDLPEPRIQLTPQEWKAKLNPDEYRVLREAGTERPFVGEYTDTKTEGVYTCRACDAELFRSSEKFDSHCGWPSFFDPAKSDAVILRPDDSLGMHRVEVLCANCHSHLGHVFEGEGYNTPTDQRYCINSISLRLHPSDTAAD, via the coding sequence ATGAGTTCCGATCTTCCTGAGCCGCGGATTCAGCTGACGCCCCAGGAGTGGAAGGCGAAGCTGAACCCCGATGAGTACCGGGTCCTGCGTGAGGCGGGGACCGAACGACCCTTCGTCGGCGAGTACACCGACACCAAGACCGAGGGCGTCTACACCTGCCGGGCGTGTGACGCCGAACTGTTCCGCAGCAGCGAGAAGTTCGATTCGCACTGCGGCTGGCCGTCGTTCTTCGATCCGGCCAAGTCCGACGCGGTGATCCTGCGTCCGGACGATTCGCTGGGCATGCACCGGGTCGAGGTGCTGTGCGCGAACTGCCACAGCCACCTCGGACACGTTTTCGAGGGCGAGGGCTACAACACGCCCACCGACCAGCGCTACTGCATCAACTCGATCTCGCTGCGGCTGCACCCCTCGGACACCGCAGCCGACTGA
- a CDS encoding glycosyltransferase family 87 protein → MYGAPVLLRQIEPRTARTTAEVIKFALWPIAVMTVLNRVFIKAVNGFVTDDFRPVYDASFAFLNGRPVYTANFDSVDPHYLYYPSGTLLFAPVAIIDYEKARWLFILLNVIAILLAWYLLLRLFKYSVKSVAAPVLLLAMFMSETVTNTLVFTNVNGCLLLCELLFIHLLLARRDLWAGVIMGLSIAVKPTLAPMLLIALVRGQWKVFLTAIGVPLVLNAIAWPLIKDPMDFVRRTLPYIGHTRDYFNSAIEGNAAYYGLPVWLTWSIRLAMGVVVALTLWILYRYYREDELFFITTSSGVLLIASWLLPSLGQMYYSMMVFPFMMSVVLRNSVLRNWPAWLAAFGFLSYDKWLSDRWQSIGRDLEYLRITFGWGLMLLVVFCVLGDRYLNARREGRLVVGQSLDPAWMKHAPDSRDQAEDSESVRGAANGSTASSEKRISVEP, encoded by the coding sequence GTGTACGGTGCGCCAGTGTTACTTCGACAGATCGAGCCACGCACCGCTCGTACTACCGCCGAGGTGATCAAGTTCGCATTGTGGCCGATTGCGGTCATGACCGTGCTGAACCGGGTCTTCATCAAGGCTGTCAACGGATTCGTCACCGATGATTTCCGGCCCGTGTACGACGCTTCCTTCGCGTTCCTCAACGGCCGCCCGGTCTACACCGCGAACTTCGACTCTGTCGACCCGCACTACCTGTACTACCCGAGCGGTACGTTGCTGTTCGCGCCGGTCGCGATCATCGACTACGAGAAGGCGCGCTGGCTGTTCATCCTGTTGAACGTCATCGCCATCCTGCTCGCCTGGTATCTGCTGTTGCGGCTGTTCAAGTACAGCGTGAAATCCGTTGCCGCGCCGGTGTTGCTGCTGGCGATGTTCATGTCCGAGACGGTCACCAACACGCTGGTCTTCACGAACGTCAACGGCTGTCTGCTGCTGTGCGAGTTGCTGTTCATCCATTTGCTGCTGGCACGCCGCGATCTGTGGGCCGGCGTCATCATGGGTTTGAGCATCGCGGTGAAACCGACGCTCGCCCCGATGTTGCTGATCGCACTGGTGCGCGGTCAGTGGAAAGTGTTCCTCACCGCGATCGGCGTGCCACTGGTGTTGAACGCGATCGCCTGGCCGCTGATCAAAGACCCGATGGACTTCGTCCGGCGCACCCTGCCCTATATCGGGCACACCCGGGACTATTTCAACAGCGCCATCGAGGGCAACGCGGCCTACTATGGCCTGCCCGTCTGGCTGACCTGGAGTATCCGGCTGGCCATGGGCGTCGTCGTCGCGCTCACCTTGTGGATCCTGTACCGGTACTACCGCGAGGACGAGCTGTTCTTCATCACCACGTCCTCCGGCGTGCTGTTGATCGCGTCGTGGCTGCTGCCCTCGCTGGGCCAGATGTACTACTCGATGATGGTGTTCCCGTTCATGATGTCGGTGGTCTTGCGCAATTCAGTGCTGCGGAACTGGCCGGCCTGGCTGGCGGCCTTCGGGTTCCTGTCCTACGACAAATGGCTGTCGGACCGCTGGCAGAGCATCGGACGCGATCTCGAATACCTGCGCATCACCTTCGGCTGGGGGCTGATGCTGCTCGTGGTGTTCTGCGTACTGGGTGACCGATACCTCAACGCACGCCGTGAAGGGCGGTTGGTCGTCGGGCAGAGCCTGGATCCGGCCTGGATGAAGCACGCTCCGGACTCCCGGGACCAAGCCGAGGATTCCGAGTCTGTTCGGGGTGCCGCTAACGGGTCAACCGCCTCTAGCGAGAAACGTATTAGCGTGGAGCCATGA
- a CDS encoding alpha/beta hydrolase: MRWTRAAVVASTLSIVLTGCGAGPSDRPGVAVERPAVGDAATTSKAPVAPPKQATVPKTDLSWRECTTPTLNLLGLGPAPAGLVLECAEYSTPIDTQGTVIGSFRTGAMRARVPQTPPDAAPLVLTSGTDRSSTATLAGLAVGSGGAGLLTTRPIVAVDRRGLGTSQPVDCLPAEIRRGLADNGQFDAGAGNPAEAISALSQEATISCRDFLQPYEGLFDAPHAADDIEQLRKQWQVDNIDLLGTGNGAKVALSYARKFGDHLSRLVLDSPEAVNTDSVTREEQRLQGAEAALTAFAQRCKAMNCSLGADPRAAIADLVNKASTGGLGDVSAKALLTAITGFLGSPRADQSNRVTELADALSAAGRGDGAALGNLILRESAATASDGQFVNRCTDTQQPPTPGKATELAMLWAQKYPVFGKTAALSLLDCSAWPVPSPAPMPEKLDLSVLVLNSVADPVKGNGGTASVTGALGAAGARHATVNWQGWGHPVFTHSGCAQRSLLEYLAEAKLPADGTACPA, encoded by the coding sequence ATGCGCTGGACTCGAGCCGCCGTAGTGGCCTCGACACTGTCGATCGTTCTGACCGGGTGCGGGGCGGGCCCCTCCGACCGCCCCGGTGTCGCCGTCGAGCGTCCGGCCGTCGGCGATGCGGCGACCACCTCGAAAGCTCCGGTCGCACCGCCGAAACAGGCCACGGTGCCCAAAACCGATCTGAGCTGGCGCGAATGCACCACCCCGACGCTGAACCTGCTCGGCCTCGGTCCGGCTCCCGCGGGCTTGGTGCTGGAGTGCGCCGAGTACTCCACCCCGATCGACACCCAGGGCACCGTGATCGGCAGTTTCCGCACCGGCGCCATGCGCGCGCGGGTGCCGCAGACCCCGCCCGACGCGGCGCCGCTGGTCCTCACCTCGGGCACCGACCGCTCCTCCACCGCGACCCTGGCCGGGCTGGCGGTCGGCAGCGGCGGCGCCGGTCTGCTCACCACGCGGCCCATCGTCGCGGTGGACCGGCGCGGCCTGGGCACCTCGCAGCCGGTCGATTGCCTGCCCGCCGAAATCCGCCGCGGACTCGCCGACAACGGCCAATTCGACGCGGGCGCGGGCAATCCCGCCGAGGCGATTTCGGCGCTCAGTCAAGAAGCCACCATTTCGTGCCGCGACTTCCTGCAGCCCTACGAAGGCCTGTTCGACGCACCGCACGCGGCCGACGACATCGAGCAGTTGCGCAAACAGTGGCAGGTCGACAACATCGATCTGCTCGGCACCGGCAACGGCGCCAAGGTCGCGCTCAGTTACGCGCGCAAATTCGGTGATCACCTGTCCCGGCTGGTGCTGGACTCCCCCGAAGCCGTCAACACCGACTCCGTCACCCGCGAGGAACAGCGGCTGCAAGGCGCCGAAGCGGCGCTGACCGCGTTCGCGCAACGCTGCAAGGCGATGAACTGCTCGCTCGGCGCGGACCCGCGCGCCGCCATCGCCGACCTGGTGAACAAGGCGAGCACGGGCGGGCTCGGCGATGTGTCCGCTAAAGCGCTGCTCACCGCGATCACCGGTTTCCTGGGCAGTCCGCGCGCCGATCAGTCCAACCGCGTCACCGAACTCGCCGACGCGCTGTCGGCCGCCGGCCGCGGTGACGGCGCCGCGCTCGGCAATCTGATCCTGCGGGAATCCGCGGCCACCGCGAGCGACGGGCAATTCGTCAACCGCTGCACCGACACCCAGCAGCCGCCGACACCCGGCAAGGCCACCGAGCTCGCCATGTTGTGGGCGCAGAAGTACCCGGTGTTCGGCAAGACCGCGGCCCTGAGTCTGCTGGATTGCTCGGCATGGCCGGTGCCCTCGCCCGCGCCCATGCCGGAGAAGCTGGATCTGTCGGTGCTGGTGCTGAATTCGGTCGCCGATCCGGTGAAAGGCAACGGCGGCACGGCCTCGGTCACCGGCGCGCTCGGCGCGGCGGGCGCGCGGCACGCCACCGTGAACTGGCAGGGCTGGGGGCACCCGGTGTTCACCCACTCCGGTTGCGCGCAGCGGTCGCTGCTGGAATACCTGGCCGAGGCCAAGCTGCCCGCGGACGGTACCGCCTGCCCGGCTTGA
- the hemE gene encoding uroporphyrinogen decarboxylase, translating into MTTYTRRRLTDAPFLAAATGATPSRRPVWFMRQAGRSLPEYRELRKGIGMLQSCFDPELVCEITMQPIRRHDVDAAILFSDIVVPLKAAGIDLDIVPGVGPVVAAPVRTSADVRALPRLRPEDVGAVTEGVRLLTAALGDTPLIGFAGAPFTLASYLVEGGPSKHHERTKAMMHADPQTWHELLGALTDITIAFLQAQLAAGVDAMQLFDSWAGALSLADYRTFVLPHSERVFAELADAGVPRIHFGVGTGELLGAMGEAGADVVGVDWRVPLNEAVRRVGPGKALQGNLDPAVLFAGAAAIESEVRRICREADEAVTLGATGHIFNLGHGVMPETDPGVITATVELIHSLPAPTA; encoded by the coding sequence ATGACTACCTACACCCGCCGCCGATTGACCGATGCCCCGTTCTTGGCCGCCGCCACCGGCGCCACGCCCAGCCGGCGGCCGGTGTGGTTCATGCGCCAGGCCGGTCGTTCCCTGCCCGAGTACCGCGAGCTGCGCAAGGGCATCGGGATGCTGCAGTCCTGCTTCGATCCGGAACTGGTCTGCGAGATCACCATGCAGCCGATTCGCCGGCACGACGTGGACGCGGCGATCCTGTTCTCCGACATCGTGGTGCCGTTGAAGGCCGCGGGGATCGATCTGGACATCGTGCCCGGCGTGGGCCCGGTCGTCGCCGCACCGGTCCGCACGTCCGCGGATGTCCGAGCGCTGCCCCGGTTGCGCCCCGAGGATGTCGGCGCGGTCACCGAGGGCGTCCGGTTGCTCACCGCCGCGCTCGGCGACACCCCGCTGATCGGATTCGCGGGCGCTCCCTTCACCCTCGCGTCGTATCTGGTCGAGGGCGGGCCGAGCAAGCATCACGAGCGGACCAAGGCGATGATGCACGCCGACCCCCAGACGTGGCATGAACTGCTCGGCGCGCTCACCGACATCACCATCGCGTTCCTGCAAGCGCAGCTGGCCGCCGGTGTCGACGCGATGCAACTGTTCGATTCCTGGGCCGGTGCGCTGTCGCTGGCCGACTACCGCACCTTCGTGCTGCCGCATTCCGAGCGTGTCTTCGCCGAGCTCGCCGACGCGGGCGTCCCGCGGATCCACTTCGGTGTCGGCACCGGCGAACTGCTGGGTGCGATGGGCGAGGCGGGCGCGGATGTCGTCGGCGTCGACTGGCGGGTGCCGCTGAACGAGGCCGTGCGCCGGGTCGGTCCCGGAAAGGCGTTGCAGGGCAACCTCGATCCGGCCGTCCTGTTCGCGGGTGCCGCGGCGATCGAGTCCGAGGTGCGCCGCATCTGCCGCGAAGCCGACGAAGCGGTCACCCTGGGCGCGACGGGGCACATCTTCAATCTGGGTCACGGCGTCATGCCGGAGACCGACCCGGGCGTCATCACCGCGACCGTCGAACTGATCCACAGCCTGCCCGCGCCGACCGCGTGA
- a CDS encoding SRPBCC family protein, which yields MAWVKKEIVIEAPAEEVWAVIADFEKGPVLMGPGFVTDSRLAEPDVRVVTFATGAVVRERLISYDAAEYRFAFSVIGDSVTPAHDTASMQVFPLDNGHSRFVWMHDVLPAELAAAFAPIMERGIALFKQTVEG from the coding sequence ATGGCTTGGGTCAAGAAGGAAATCGTCATCGAAGCACCGGCCGAGGAAGTGTGGGCGGTCATCGCGGACTTCGAGAAGGGGCCGGTGCTGATGGGACCGGGTTTCGTGACCGACAGCAGGCTCGCCGAACCCGACGTCCGCGTAGTCACTTTCGCCACCGGCGCGGTGGTGCGCGAGCGGCTCATCTCCTACGACGCCGCTGAGTATCGGTTCGCCTTCTCGGTGATCGGTGACAGCGTCACCCCGGCGCACGACACCGCGAGCATGCAGGTCTTCCCGCTGGACAACGGGCACAGCCGGTTCGTATGGATGCACGATGTGCTGCCCGCCGAGCTCGCCGCTGCCTTCGCCCCCATCATGGAGCGCGGGATCGCGCTGTTCAAGCAGACGGTGGAAGGCTAG
- the zapE gene encoding cell division protein ZapE, giving the protein MQERLVDRHPEVPADQLVAQMVPPPMFDEVSFASYIPDPNEPSQAAAVAKAEQFAGQVAAIHKAANKKSLFGKKKQVSGAGLYLDGGFGVGKTHLLASIFHSAPAPKSFGTFGEVTNLVGALGFNNAVERLSANSVLCIDEFELDDPGDTMLVSRLLTELSARGVSIVATSNTLPGQLGEGRFAAQDFLREIKKLGAIFESVRVDGPDYRHRDLPPAPEPTSPETLAERAGATPHSTLDDYDELLKHLSTLHPSKYGALISGISAVYINGVHPVTDQAVALRIVVLADRLYDASIPVTVSGAKLDEIFSQEMLDGGYRKKYLRAISRLLALSRFEAAKA; this is encoded by the coding sequence ATGCAGGAACGCCTCGTCGACCGTCACCCTGAGGTGCCGGCGGACCAACTCGTCGCCCAGATGGTCCCGCCCCCGATGTTCGATGAGGTCAGTTTCGCCTCCTACATTCCCGACCCGAACGAGCCCAGCCAGGCCGCCGCGGTTGCCAAGGCCGAGCAGTTCGCCGGTCAGGTGGCCGCGATTCACAAGGCGGCCAACAAGAAGAGCCTGTTCGGGAAGAAGAAACAGGTCAGCGGCGCGGGACTGTATCTCGACGGCGGGTTCGGCGTCGGCAAGACCCACCTGCTCGCGTCGATCTTCCACAGCGCACCCGCGCCCAAGTCCTTCGGCACCTTCGGCGAGGTCACCAACCTGGTAGGCGCGCTCGGCTTCAACAACGCGGTCGAACGCCTGTCCGCCAACAGCGTGCTGTGCATCGACGAATTCGAGCTCGACGATCCGGGCGACACCATGCTGGTCTCGCGTCTGCTGACCGAACTGTCGGCGCGCGGCGTCTCCATCGTCGCGACCTCCAACACGTTGCCCGGCCAGCTCGGGGAAGGTCGTTTCGCCGCACAGGATTTCCTGCGCGAGATCAAGAAGCTGGGCGCGATCTTCGAGTCCGTGCGGGTCGACGGGCCCGACTACCGGCACCGCGATCTGCCGCCCGCCCCGGAGCCGACCTCGCCCGAGACGCTGGCCGAACGCGCCGGCGCCACACCGCATTCCACGCTCGATGATTACGACGAACTGCTGAAGCACTTGAGTACGCTGCATCCGTCGAAGTACGGCGCGCTGATCTCCGGTATCTCGGCGGTCTACATCAACGGCGTGCATCCGGTCACCGACCAGGCCGTCGCACTGCGCATCGTCGTGCTCGCCGACCGGCTCTACGACGCGAGCATTCCGGTCACCGTGTCCGGCGCCAAGTTGGACGAGATCTTCTCCCAGGAGATGCTGGACGGCGGTTACCGTAAGAAGTATCTGCGCGCGATCTCCCGGCTGCTCGCGCTGTCCCGGTTCGAAGCCGCGAAGGCGTGA
- a CDS encoding pyrimidine reductase family protein, which produces MQRIPNAIQLTELDPDGLAELYAYPTSLDEPWVRANFVASIDGAATAGDKSAGLGTPADKQVFLLLRELADVILVGAGTVRAENYGGARTDARRRRALHGRSFGGHRDGSPPPIAVVTASAALEPGCRLFTDTEVPPLIITTATAPADRKRALADAGAEVIEAGGVAITPKALLNVLAERGLHRVLCEGGPHLFGQLLEADLVDELALTTAPLLIGGTARRIALSAHEFQCAMSRRHLLLDEDGTILTRWVRR; this is translated from the coding sequence ATGCAGCGTATCCCCAATGCGATCCAGCTCACAGAACTCGACCCCGACGGCTTAGCGGAGCTCTACGCCTACCCGACCAGCCTCGATGAGCCCTGGGTGCGGGCGAACTTCGTCGCCAGCATCGACGGCGCCGCCACGGCGGGCGACAAGTCCGCGGGCTTGGGCACCCCGGCCGACAAACAGGTGTTCCTGCTGCTGCGCGAGCTGGCCGACGTGATCCTGGTCGGCGCGGGCACGGTGCGCGCCGAGAACTACGGCGGCGCGCGCACCGACGCGCGACGCCGGCGCGCGCTCCACGGTCGAAGCTTCGGCGGGCACCGGGACGGGTCGCCGCCGCCGATCGCCGTGGTCACCGCGAGCGCCGCGCTGGAACCCGGCTGCCGGCTGTTCACCGACACCGAGGTACCGCCGTTGATCATCACCACCGCCACCGCGCCCGCCGACCGCAAACGCGCGCTCGCCGACGCGGGCGCGGAGGTGATCGAAGCGGGGGGTGTGGCCATCACTCCGAAGGCGCTGCTGAACGTGCTGGCCGAGCGCGGACTGCATCGGGTGCTGTGCGAGGGCGGGCCGCATCTGTTCGGTCAACTCCTGGAAGCCGACCTGGTCGACGAGCTCGCCCTGACCACCGCGCCGTTGCTGATCGGCGGCACCGCGCGGCGAATAGCGTTGTCCGCGCACGAGTTCCAGTGCGCGATGAGCCGCCGCCATCTCCTGCTCGACGAGGACGGCACCATTCTCACCCGGTGGGTCCGGCGCTGA
- the hemQ gene encoding hydrogen peroxide-dependent heme synthase: MARLDFQALNSSIRYLMFSVFQVKPGVLGEDRAKAIADAQAFFDGLEDKGVVVRGLYDVAGMRADADFMIWTHAERVEDLQAAYADFRRTTELGRASNPVWSNVALHRPAEFNKSHIPAFLAGEDAGNYICVYPFVRSYEWYLLPDDERRKMLADHGKAARGYPDVRANTVSSFALGDYEWILAFEAPELHRIVDLMRDLRATEARLHVREEVPFYTGPRVEVAKLIEALP, translated from the coding sequence ATGGCGCGACTCGATTTCCAGGCCCTCAATTCCAGCATCCGGTATCTGATGTTCTCGGTGTTCCAGGTGAAACCGGGTGTGCTCGGGGAGGATCGGGCCAAGGCGATCGCCGACGCGCAGGCGTTCTTCGACGGGCTCGAGGACAAGGGCGTCGTGGTGCGCGGGCTCTACGACGTGGCCGGGATGCGAGCCGACGCCGACTTCATGATCTGGACGCACGCCGAGCGCGTCGAGGACCTGCAGGCCGCCTATGCCGATTTCCGGCGCACCACCGAACTCGGGCGGGCCAGTAACCCGGTGTGGAGCAATGTGGCGCTGCATCGCCCGGCCGAGTTCAACAAGAGCCACATTCCGGCGTTCCTCGCGGGCGAGGACGCGGGTAACTACATCTGCGTGTACCCGTTCGTGCGCTCCTACGAGTGGTACCTGCTGCCCGATGACGAGCGCCGCAAGATGCTCGCCGATCACGGCAAGGCCGCGCGCGGCTACCCCGATGTGCGCGCCAACACCGTGAGCTCGTTCGCCCTCGGCGACTACGAGTGGATCCTGGCCTTCGAGGCTCCGGAACTGCACCGCATCGTCGATCTGATGCGCGACCTGCGCGCCACCGAGGCGCGGCTGCACGTGCGTGAAGAGGTCCCGTTCTACACCGGGCCGCGGGTCGAGGTGGCCAAGCTCATCGAAGCCCTGCCCTGA